Proteins encoded together in one Streptomyces sp. TLI_171 window:
- a CDS encoding 4'-phosphopantetheinyl transferase superfamily protein: MPNHPLAMLATTAEILGRPDADERLLGDFERARAERFRRPSDRADYVAAHLLVRFCAAAHLGVAPAELSFGQQCPGCGDTTHGRPLLTDRPGTHLSLSHTGGIIAAAAAPVPIGVDVEHLGPRTTDPATLGHVLTPAEAELVRAHPDPTRAFLRQWVRKEALIKLGRATLDSLPTLDLSALPLDPPATHRHEDLHYLELTTHSAVFAAAATLPITLGEL, from the coding sequence GTGCCGAACCACCCACTCGCCATGCTCGCCACCACCGCCGAGATCCTCGGCCGGCCGGACGCCGACGAGCGGCTGCTCGGCGACTTCGAACGCGCCCGCGCCGAACGCTTCCGGCGGCCGTCCGACCGGGCCGACTACGTGGCCGCCCACCTGCTGGTCCGGTTCTGCGCCGCCGCGCACCTCGGCGTGGCCCCCGCCGAGCTGTCCTTCGGCCAGCAGTGCCCCGGCTGCGGCGACACCACCCACGGCCGGCCGCTGCTCACCGACCGGCCGGGGACCCACCTGAGCCTGTCGCACACCGGCGGCATCATCGCCGCCGCGGCGGCCCCCGTCCCGATCGGCGTGGACGTCGAACACCTCGGCCCGCGCACCACCGACCCCGCCACGCTCGGCCACGTCCTCACCCCCGCCGAGGCCGAACTCGTCCGCGCCCACCCCGACCCGACCCGGGCCTTCCTGCGCCAGTGGGTCCGCAAGGAAGCGCTGATCAAGCTCGGCCGAGCCACCCTCGACTCGCTCCCCACCCTCGACCTCTCCGCCCTCCCCCTCGACCCGCCCGCCACCCACCGGCACGAGGACCTCCACTACCTCGAACTCACCACCCACTCCGCCGTGTTCGCGGCCGCCGCGACGCTGCCGATCACCCTCGGCGAGCTCTAG
- a CDS encoding SDR family oxidoreductase, with protein sequence MAEHPSLAGRVALVAGGTRGAGRGIAVQLGAAGATVYVTGRSAQGHRSEYDRPETLEETAELVTAAGGRGIAVRADHSDPAQVAALAERLEREQGRLDVLVNDIWGGEGNFAWDAPLWEDDLERGLKLLHRAVDTHAITSHRLLPLLLKHPGGLVVEMTDGTAEFNASRYRVSFFYDLAKSSVLRMAFALGHELGPRGATALALTPGWMRSELMLEHFGVTEPTWREAVAREPQFGISESPSYVGRAVAHLAADPERARWNGRSTSSGALAREYGFTDLDGSRPDCWAFLLASEGAGTAPDPEAYR encoded by the coding sequence ATGGCCGAACACCCCTCGCTCGCCGGTCGGGTCGCGCTGGTCGCGGGCGGCACCCGGGGCGCGGGCCGCGGCATCGCCGTCCAACTCGGCGCGGCCGGGGCCACCGTGTACGTCACCGGCCGCTCCGCGCAGGGGCACCGCTCGGAGTACGACCGGCCCGAGACGCTGGAGGAGACCGCGGAGCTGGTCACCGCCGCCGGTGGCCGCGGCATCGCCGTCCGGGCGGACCACAGCGACCCGGCGCAGGTGGCCGCGCTCGCCGAACGCCTGGAGCGCGAGCAGGGCCGGCTCGACGTGCTGGTCAACGACATCTGGGGCGGCGAGGGCAACTTCGCCTGGGACGCCCCGCTCTGGGAGGACGACCTGGAGCGCGGTCTGAAGCTGCTGCACCGCGCCGTCGACACCCACGCCATCACCAGCCACCGCCTGCTGCCGCTGCTGCTGAAGCACCCCGGCGGGCTGGTGGTGGAGATGACCGACGGCACCGCCGAGTTCAACGCGAGCCGCTACCGGGTGTCGTTCTTCTACGACCTCGCGAAGTCCTCGGTGCTGCGGATGGCGTTCGCGCTCGGCCACGAACTCGGCCCGCGCGGGGCCACCGCGCTGGCGCTCACCCCGGGGTGGATGCGCTCCGAGCTGATGCTGGAGCACTTCGGCGTCACCGAGCCGACCTGGCGCGAAGCCGTCGCCCGGGAACCGCAGTTCGGCATCTCCGAGTCCCCGTCGTACGTCGGCCGGGCGGTGGCCCACCTGGCCGCGGACCCGGAGCGGGCCCGCTGGAACGGCCGCTCCACCTCCAGCGGCGCGCTCGCCCGCGAGTACGGCTTCACCGACCTCGACGGCAGCCGCCCGGACTGCTGGGCGTTCCTCCTCGCGTCCGAGGGCGCCGGGACCGCGCCGGACCCCGAGGCGTACCGCTAG
- a CDS encoding DUF2277 domain-containing protein, whose translation MCRSIKTLRPPMTPDATPEDVHAAALQYVRKISGFRAPAAHNREVFEAAVAAVAAATADLLAGLEVRGVTTRSSTPAG comes from the coding sequence ATGTGCCGAAGCATCAAGACGCTCCGCCCGCCGATGACGCCCGACGCCACCCCCGAGGACGTGCACGCGGCGGCGCTCCAGTACGTCCGCAAGATCTCCGGTTTCCGGGCTCCCGCCGCCCACAACCGCGAGGTCTTCGAAGCCGCGGTGGCCGCCGTCGCGGCCGCCACCGCCGACCTGCTGGCCGGCCTGGAGGTCCGCGGGGTCACGACCCGGTCGTCGACCCCGGCCGGATGA
- a CDS encoding DUF2269 family protein codes for MAKFLLSLHLLAVALCIGPVAVAVSMFPRRAKAALAEGPEQAGAQASVRLLHRISNVYALIGIGVPVLGIGTAQAMGVLGNAWLVTSIVLTAVAAGVLLLLVLPGQQATVDALDATEDRDAETARATGMLKKLPMTAGVFNLLWAVVLVLMVIRPGSTTGS; via the coding sequence ATGGCCAAGTTCCTGCTGAGTCTGCACCTGCTGGCCGTGGCGCTGTGCATCGGTCCGGTGGCGGTCGCGGTGAGCATGTTCCCGCGCCGGGCGAAGGCCGCGCTGGCCGAGGGGCCCGAGCAGGCGGGGGCGCAGGCGTCGGTGCGGCTGCTGCACCGGATCAGCAACGTGTACGCGCTGATCGGCATCGGCGTGCCGGTGCTGGGCATCGGCACCGCGCAGGCGATGGGCGTGCTGGGCAACGCCTGGCTGGTGACCTCGATCGTGCTGACGGCCGTCGCCGCGGGCGTGCTGCTGCTGCTCGTGCTGCCCGGTCAGCAGGCGACCGTGGACGCGCTGGACGCCACCGAGGACCGCGACGCGGAGACCGCCCGCGCCACCGGGATGCTGAAGAAGCTGCCGATGACGGCGGGCGTGTTCAACCTGCTGTGGGCGGTGGTGCTGGTGCTGATGGTCATCCGGCCGGGGTCGACGACCGGGTCGTGA
- a CDS encoding Tat pathway signal sequence domain protein — translation MSATMSVRRAVRVALVSAAAAGALALPGAVAFAEGNASPTPVPASPAPARSAAPTAAPSPVPTVAPTRAPGAQVTAVPRGGAQTGEAATGGDSTVTLVLGTGLAAAGAAGIGLLVVRRRAGAGA, via the coding sequence ATGTCAGCCACCATGTCCGTCCGCCGCGCCGTGCGGGTCGCCCTGGTCTCGGCCGCCGCGGCCGGCGCCCTCGCGCTGCCCGGCGCCGTCGCGTTCGCCGAGGGCAACGCCAGCCCGACGCCCGTGCCCGCGTCCCCGGCCCCCGCCCGGTCGGCGGCGCCCACCGCGGCGCCCAGCCCGGTGCCGACCGTCGCGCCGACCCGCGCGCCCGGCGCACAGGTCACCGCCGTGCCGAGGGGCGGCGCGCAGACCGGCGAGGCCGCCACCGGCGGCGACTCGACCGTCACGCTGGTGCTCGGCACCGGGCTGGCGGCCGCCGGCGCTGCCGGGATCGGCCTGCTCGTCGTCCGCCGTCGTGCCGGTGCCGGGGCGTAG
- a CDS encoding class F sortase: MPGRSRQRRGRRPRWAPAAAAALLAAGGVTLVAAGGSDPAPVRIAATGQGPATAPAATAPPPTTPQVRFSLPVRLVIPRIDVDAPVQGVGLNPDGTVEVPSLDRPEQVGWYRNGPAPGRLGPAVLLGHYDTRKGPAVFHRLPSLRPGDRIDIRREDGSTLSYQVRELRQFAKDAFPTDLVYGDTAGPQLRLITCGGTLAGNGHYTDNIIVFADPAP; this comes from the coding sequence GTGCCGGGGCGTAGCCGGCAGCGCCGCGGCCGGCGCCCCCGGTGGGCGCCGGCCGCGGCGGCCGCACTGCTGGCCGCCGGCGGTGTGACCCTGGTGGCCGCGGGAGGCTCCGACCCGGCGCCGGTGCGGATCGCCGCGACCGGCCAGGGCCCGGCCACCGCCCCGGCCGCCACCGCGCCGCCGCCCACCACCCCGCAGGTCCGGTTCTCCCTGCCGGTACGCCTGGTGATCCCCCGGATCGACGTGGACGCGCCCGTGCAGGGCGTCGGCCTCAACCCGGACGGCACCGTGGAGGTCCCGTCGCTGGACCGGCCCGAGCAGGTCGGCTGGTACCGCAACGGGCCCGCGCCCGGGCGGCTCGGACCGGCGGTGCTGCTCGGCCACTACGACACCCGCAAGGGCCCGGCCGTCTTCCACCGCCTCCCGAGCCTGCGCCCGGGCGACCGGATCGACATCCGCCGCGAGGACGGCAGCACGCTCTCCTACCAGGTGCGCGAGCTCCGCCAGTTCGCCAAGGACGCTTTCCCCACCGACCTGGTCTACGGCGACACCGCGGGCCCCCAACTCCGGCTGATCACCTGCGGCGGCACCCTCGCCGGCAACGGCCACTACACCGACAACATCATCGTCTTCGCCGACCCCGCCCCCTGA
- the cseB gene encoding two-component system response regulator CseB, with product MTTPVPGAPRILLVEDDEVIREATQLALERYGFPVETAADGLEGLERFRAAPPDLLLLDVMLPLLDGVGLCRRIREESQLPILMMSARTEPIDVISGLEAGADDYVVKPFETAVLVARIRTVLRRTGIAPAAPAAPAAGPGHAVRVIDDLEVDTGALEVRVAGRPVPLTPTELRLLLEFTASPGVLMERQTLLERVWDYSWGADSRVVDVHVQRLRAKIGAARIETVRGFGYRLRRTA from the coding sequence ATGACCACTCCCGTGCCCGGCGCCCCGCGCATCCTGCTGGTCGAGGACGACGAGGTGATCCGCGAGGCCACCCAACTCGCCCTGGAGCGCTACGGTTTCCCGGTCGAGACGGCGGCGGACGGCCTGGAGGGCCTGGAGCGCTTCCGCGCCGCGCCGCCGGACCTGCTGCTGCTCGACGTGATGCTGCCGCTGCTCGACGGCGTCGGCCTGTGCCGGCGGATCCGCGAGGAGAGCCAGCTGCCGATCCTGATGATGTCGGCCCGCACCGAGCCGATCGACGTGATCTCCGGCCTGGAGGCCGGTGCCGACGACTACGTGGTGAAGCCCTTCGAGACCGCGGTGCTGGTCGCCCGGATCCGTACCGTGCTGCGGCGCACCGGCATCGCTCCGGCCGCGCCCGCCGCCCCGGCCGCCGGCCCCGGCCACGCGGTGCGGGTGATCGACGACCTGGAGGTGGACACCGGGGCGCTGGAGGTCCGGGTGGCCGGGCGGCCGGTGCCGCTCACCCCGACGGAGTTGCGGCTGCTGCTCGAATTCACCGCCTCTCCGGGTGTGCTGATGGAGCGTCAGACACTGCTGGAGCGGGTGTGGGACTACTCGTGGGGCGCGGACAGCCGGGTGGTGGACGTGCATGTCCAGCGGCTCCGGGCGAAGATCGGCGCCGCCCGGATCGAGACCGTCCGGGGCTTCGGCTACCGGCTGCGGCGGACGGCATGA
- a CDS encoding HAMP domain-containing sensor histidine kinase, with the protein MTLRRQIAAVIALVSCLVALAVGILVHQASVRQHTDQARKSAMAALDAVLTGYDATGELVAGWHAASDDPALPGELRRLAERGRQGSMLGPGPRGTAMWAAAGTDGRVLSVRMDYAEDARAIADLDRAVAVGAALSVAVTVLAGVLAADRISSRLRTAARTARTIAGGDLDARIGPLGRARDEVAELAAAVDSMSAALRSKLAGEQRFTADVAHELRTPLTGLLTASELLPPGRPTELVRNRVRALRDLTEDLLEVSRLDAGAETPELAELPLGPLLTRIVGAAGPGVELRVDSAGVVTTDPRRLDRVVANLVANAQRHGRPPFLIAAEGTTVTVRDHGPGYPEEVLREGPQRFRTGARERGGGHGLGLTIAQGHAGAIGVELRLANHPGGGALAELRLPGPA; encoded by the coding sequence ATGACGCTCCGCCGGCAGATCGCCGCGGTGATCGCGCTGGTGTCCTGCCTGGTCGCACTGGCCGTCGGGATCCTGGTCCACCAGGCGTCGGTGCGCCAGCACACCGACCAGGCCCGCAAGTCCGCGATGGCCGCGCTGGACGCGGTGCTCACCGGGTACGACGCCACCGGCGAGCTGGTGGCGGGCTGGCACGCGGCCTCCGACGACCCGGCGCTGCCCGGGGAGCTGCGCCGGCTGGCCGAGCGCGGCCGGCAGGGCTCGATGCTCGGCCCGGGCCCGCGCGGCACCGCGATGTGGGCGGCCGCGGGGACGGACGGGCGGGTGCTGTCGGTGCGGATGGACTACGCCGAGGACGCGCGGGCGATCGCCGATCTGGACCGCGCGGTGGCGGTCGGCGCCGCACTGTCGGTGGCCGTCACCGTGCTGGCCGGGGTGCTGGCCGCCGACCGGATCAGCAGCCGGCTGCGGACTGCCGCCCGGACCGCCCGCACCATCGCCGGCGGCGACCTGGACGCCCGGATCGGGCCGCTCGGCCGGGCCCGCGACGAGGTGGCCGAACTGGCCGCCGCGGTCGACTCGATGTCCGCCGCGCTGCGCAGCAAACTGGCGGGCGAGCAGCGCTTCACCGCGGACGTGGCGCACGAGCTGCGCACCCCGCTGACCGGCCTGCTGACCGCGTCCGAGCTGCTGCCGCCGGGGCGGCCGACCGAGCTGGTGCGCAACCGGGTGCGCGCGCTGCGGGACCTGACGGAGGATCTGCTGGAGGTGTCGCGGCTGGACGCCGGGGCGGAGACCCCGGAGCTGGCCGAGCTGCCGCTCGGTCCGCTGCTGACCCGGATCGTGGGCGCCGCGGGCCCCGGGGTGGAGCTGCGGGTCGACTCGGCGGGGGTGGTCACCACCGACCCGCGCCGGCTCGACCGGGTGGTGGCGAACCTGGTCGCCAACGCCCAGCGGCACGGCCGGCCGCCGTTCCTGATCGCGGCCGAGGGCACCACCGTGACGGTGCGGGACCACGGCCCCGGCTATCCCGAGGAGGTGCTGCGCGAGGGCCCGCAGCGCTTCCGCACCGGTGCCCGCGAGCGCGGCGGCGGGCACGGCCTGGGCCTGACCATCGCGCAGGGCCACGCCGGGGCGATCGGCGTCGAGCTGCGGCTGGCCAACCATCCCGGGGGTGGCGCGCTCGCCGAACTCCGGCTGCCCGGGCCGGCCTGA
- a CDS encoding serine protease, with protein MKKPLTGALCALLVAGATALVNATPAAAVTVNFAGTVALSNCSGSLVRMPNSADADPGLILTNGHCLETGMPAAGQVITNQSSNRSFTLLSSSGSSLGTVRASRVLYSTMTDTDVTLYRLSSSYATIKSRYGISPLTMSTTHPAAGSSIKVVSGYWKKIYSCNVDGFAYRLKESSWTFKDSVRYTSGCDIIGGTSGSPVVDVASGQVVAVNNTTNEDGQTCTLNNPCEVDQNGAVTIHPGIGYAQETYTIPNCFAPGNVLDLTRAGCVLPRP; from the coding sequence ATGAAGAAGCCGCTCACCGGGGCGCTCTGCGCCCTGCTCGTGGCCGGGGCCACCGCCCTGGTCAACGCCACCCCCGCCGCCGCCGTCACCGTGAACTTCGCCGGGACGGTCGCCCTCTCCAACTGCTCCGGCTCACTGGTCCGGATGCCGAACTCGGCCGACGCCGACCCCGGCCTGATCCTCACCAACGGCCACTGCCTGGAGACCGGCATGCCCGCCGCCGGCCAGGTGATCACCAACCAGTCGTCCAACCGGAGCTTCACCCTGCTCAGCTCCTCCGGGAGCAGCCTCGGCACGGTGCGCGCCAGCCGGGTCCTGTACTCGACGATGACCGACACCGACGTCACCCTCTACCGGCTGAGCAGCAGCTACGCCACCATCAAGAGCCGTTACGGGATATCCCCGCTGACCATGTCCACCACCCACCCGGCGGCCGGCAGCTCGATCAAGGTGGTCTCCGGCTACTGGAAGAAGATCTACTCCTGCAACGTGGACGGCTTCGCCTACCGGCTCAAGGAGAGCAGCTGGACCTTCAAGGACTCGGTCCGCTACACCTCCGGCTGCGACATCATCGGCGGGACCTCCGGCTCCCCGGTGGTCGACGTCGCCAGCGGCCAGGTCGTCGCGGTGAACAACACCACCAACGAGGACGGCCAGACCTGCACCCTGAACAACCCCTGCGAGGTCGACCAGAACGGCGCCGTGACCATCCACCCCGGCATCGGCTACGCCCAGGAGACCTACACCATCCCGAACTGCTTCGCCCCGGGCAACGTGCTCGACCTGACCCGGGCCGGCTGCGTACTGCCCCGGCCGTAG
- a CDS encoding TetR family transcriptional regulator: protein MTTPATPTARTAPAAAPGVRQAQKQASRRALLDAALGLLEQQNLSGLGVREVTRAAGLSPAGFYRHFADLAELGVVLVQESLASLHEMIRAVFAGAGEPEQLIDRSVEVIAAHVAAHTAHIRFLARERHGGVKPVRDAVAAELHRFAEELAGLLAVQPDTADWPPADRGMLAQLYVDRMVSTALAMVEAEPAERAVLADTVRTQLRLINLGSRHWKAS from the coding sequence GTGACGACCCCCGCGACCCCCACTGCGCGCACCGCCCCCGCCGCTGCCCCCGGTGTCCGTCAGGCTCAGAAGCAGGCCAGCCGCCGGGCCCTGCTGGACGCCGCGCTCGGCCTGCTGGAGCAGCAGAACCTGAGCGGCCTGGGGGTGCGCGAGGTCACCCGCGCCGCGGGGCTCTCCCCGGCCGGCTTCTACCGCCACTTCGCGGACCTGGCCGAACTCGGCGTGGTGCTGGTGCAGGAGTCGCTGGCCAGCCTGCACGAGATGATCCGCGCGGTGTTCGCGGGTGCGGGCGAGCCGGAGCAGCTGATCGACCGCTCGGTCGAGGTGATCGCCGCGCACGTGGCCGCGCACACCGCGCACATCCGCTTCCTGGCCCGCGAGCGGCACGGCGGCGTGAAGCCGGTACGGGACGCGGTGGCGGCCGAACTACACCGCTTCGCCGAGGAGTTGGCCGGCCTGCTGGCCGTCCAGCCGGACACCGCGGACTGGCCGCCGGCGGATCGCGGGATGCTGGCCCAGCTGTACGTGGACCGGATGGTCTCCACCGCGCTGGCGATGGTGGAGGCGGAGCCTGCCGAGCGGGCGGTGCTGGCGGACACGGTGCGCACCCAGTTGCGGCTGATCAACCTGGGAAGCCGTCACTGGAAGGCGAGTTGA
- a CDS encoding DUF4190 domain-containing protein yields the protein MTTTRRTTADADQLAVASFVLGLLGLLLFNLVLGPLALTLAAVALYRRTARPARALLGLALGIADLAVLATTLAAGHGTLWHLG from the coding sequence ATGACCACCACTCGCCGGACCACCGCCGACGCCGACCAACTGGCCGTCGCCTCCTTCGTCCTGGGCCTGCTCGGGCTCCTGCTCTTCAACCTGGTCCTCGGCCCGCTCGCCCTCACCCTCGCGGCCGTCGCCCTGTACCGCCGCACCGCCCGCCCGGCCCGGGCCCTGCTCGGCCTGGCCCTCGGCATCGCCGACCTCGCCGTGCTGGCCACCACGCTGGCCGCCGGCCACGGCACCCTCTGGCACCTGGGCTAG
- the gcl gene encoding glyoxylate carboligase, which produces MPRMTAARAAVEILKLEGVDVAFGVPGAAINPFYAALKASGGIRHTLARHVEGASHMAEGYTRAKAGNIGVCIGTSGPAGTDMITGLYSAIADSIPILCITGQAPVARLHKEDFQAVDIASIAKPVTKAATTVLEAAQVPGVFQQAFHLMRSGRPGPVLIDLPIDVQLTEIEFDPEAYQPLPVYKPVANRIQIEKAIALLQESERPLIVAGGGVINADAPELLLEFAELTGVPVVPTLMGWGIVPDDHELNAGMVGLQTSHRYGNENFLASDFVLGIGNRWANRHTGGLDVYTEGRKFVHIDVEPTQIGKIFAPELGIASDARAALQLLLEVARELKAAGRLKDRREWAAATQERRAALQRKTHFDNVPLKPQRVYEEMNKAFGPETRYVTTIGLSQIAGAQMLHVYRPRHWINCGQAGPLGWTIPAALGVATADPEGQVVALSGDYDFQFMIEELAVGAQHRIPYVHVLVNNSYLGLIRQAQRNFDIDFQVKLEFENINAPELGVYGVDHVRVAEGLGCKAIRVTRPEDLLPAFEQAKKLAAEFRVPVVVEAILERVTNISMGAADIDKVMEWEELATEPGDAPTAIRTLKV; this is translated from the coding sequence ATGCCCCGCATGACAGCAGCCCGCGCGGCCGTGGAGATCCTCAAGCTCGAAGGCGTCGACGTGGCGTTCGGCGTGCCCGGCGCGGCGATCAACCCCTTCTACGCGGCGCTCAAGGCCTCCGGCGGCATCCGGCACACCCTGGCCCGGCACGTCGAGGGCGCCTCGCACATGGCCGAGGGCTACACCCGCGCGAAGGCCGGCAACATCGGTGTCTGCATCGGCACGTCGGGCCCGGCCGGCACCGACATGATCACCGGCCTGTACTCGGCGATCGCGGACTCGATCCCGATCCTGTGCATCACCGGCCAGGCCCCCGTCGCCCGCCTGCACAAGGAGGACTTCCAGGCCGTCGACATCGCCTCGATCGCCAAGCCCGTCACCAAGGCCGCCACCACCGTGCTGGAGGCCGCGCAGGTCCCCGGCGTCTTCCAGCAGGCCTTCCACCTGATGCGCTCCGGCCGGCCCGGCCCGGTGCTGATCGACCTGCCGATCGACGTCCAGCTGACCGAGATCGAGTTCGACCCCGAGGCGTACCAGCCGCTGCCGGTCTACAAGCCGGTCGCCAACCGGATCCAGATCGAGAAGGCGATCGCGCTGCTCCAGGAGTCCGAGCGCCCGCTGATCGTGGCCGGCGGCGGCGTCATCAACGCCGACGCGCCCGAACTGCTGCTGGAGTTCGCCGAGTTGACCGGCGTCCCGGTGGTCCCGACGCTGATGGGCTGGGGTATCGTCCCGGACGACCACGAGCTGAACGCGGGCATGGTCGGCCTGCAGACCTCGCACCGGTACGGCAACGAGAACTTCCTCGCCTCCGACTTCGTGCTCGGCATCGGCAACCGCTGGGCCAACCGCCACACCGGCGGCCTGGACGTCTACACCGAGGGCCGGAAGTTCGTCCACATCGACGTCGAGCCCACCCAGATCGGCAAGATCTTCGCGCCCGAGCTGGGCATCGCCTCCGACGCCAGGGCCGCGCTGCAGCTGCTGCTGGAGGTCGCCCGCGAGCTCAAGGCCGCCGGGCGGCTGAAGGACCGTCGGGAGTGGGCCGCCGCCACCCAGGAGCGCCGCGCCGCGCTGCAGCGCAAGACCCACTTCGACAACGTGCCGCTCAAGCCGCAGCGCGTCTACGAGGAGATGAACAAGGCCTTCGGTCCGGAGACCCGGTACGTCACCACCATCGGCCTCTCGCAGATCGCCGGCGCGCAGATGCTGCACGTCTACCGGCCCCGCCACTGGATCAACTGCGGCCAGGCCGGCCCGCTCGGCTGGACCATCCCCGCCGCGCTCGGCGTCGCCACCGCCGACCCCGAGGGCCAGGTGGTCGCCCTGTCCGGCGACTACGACTTCCAGTTCATGATCGAGGAGCTGGCGGTCGGCGCGCAGCACCGCATCCCCTACGTCCACGTGCTGGTCAACAACTCGTACCTGGGCCTGATCCGGCAGGCGCAGCGCAACTTCGACATCGACTTCCAGGTGAAGCTGGAGTTCGAGAACATCAACGCCCCCGAGCTCGGCGTCTACGGCGTCGACCACGTCCGGGTCGCCGAGGGCCTCGGCTGCAAGGCGATCCGGGTCACCCGGCCCGAGGACCTGTTGCCCGCCTTCGAGCAGGCCAAGAAGCTGGCCGCGGAGTTCCGGGTGCCGGTCGTGGTCGAGGCGATCCTGGAGCGGGTCACCAACATCTCGATGGGCGCCGCCGACATCGACAAGGTCATGGAGTGGGAGGAGCTCGCCACCGAACCGGGCGACGCCCCGACCGCGATCCGCACCCTGAAGGTCTGA
- a CDS encoding NAD(P)-dependent oxidoreductase gives MSTITLYGATGAIGSRVLAEALRRGHTVTAVVRDPAKLTVVHPALTVAVGDVLDPASVSEHAKGADVVVSAVGGGDGPGHQALIEPSFEALVAGLRTLGAEAPRLVTVGGAGSLRTPDGKQVWDAEGLPEFLLQIMHAHGDALDFLRTVTDLSWTNLSPAGTIAPGERTAVYRTALDELLIGADGESRISTEDYAVALLDEIEQPKHVGERFTVAY, from the coding sequence ATGAGCACCATCACCCTGTACGGCGCCACCGGCGCCATCGGCTCCCGCGTCCTGGCCGAGGCGCTGCGCCGCGGCCACACCGTCACCGCGGTGGTCCGCGACCCCGCGAAGCTGACGGTCGTTCACCCGGCGCTGACCGTGGCGGTCGGCGACGTGCTGGACCCGGCCTCGGTGTCCGAGCACGCGAAGGGCGCGGACGTGGTGGTCAGCGCCGTCGGCGGCGGCGACGGGCCGGGCCACCAGGCGCTGATCGAGCCGTCCTTCGAGGCGCTGGTGGCGGGGCTGCGCACGCTGGGTGCGGAGGCCCCCCGGCTGGTCACGGTGGGCGGCGCGGGCTCGCTGCGCACCCCCGACGGCAAGCAGGTGTGGGACGCCGAGGGCCTGCCGGAGTTCCTGCTGCAGATCATGCACGCGCACGGCGACGCGCTGGACTTCCTGCGCACCGTCACCGACCTGTCCTGGACCAACCTGTCCCCGGCCGGCACCATCGCCCCCGGCGAGCGCACCGCGGTCTACCGCACCGCCCTGGACGAGCTGCTGATCGGCGCGGACGGCGAGAGCCGGATCTCCACCGAGGACTACGCGGTGGCGCTGCTGGACGAGATCGAGCAGCCCAAGCACGTCGGCGAGCGCTTCACCGTCGCGTACTGA